From one Aptenodytes patagonicus chromosome 16, bAptPat1.pri.cur, whole genome shotgun sequence genomic stretch:
- the TEKT3 gene encoding tektin-3, whose protein sequence is MELVGSPLTATYAHPRSTPTKFLPAISTMASSYKNRFPYYPLRQSFSLPWMPSAYYKAAAINPTLAPFSKSSQGLTSSKMLPFVSNRTNLFTWYTPDDWYRSNLTNYKESEVSRHNAERLRVDTSRMIQDKYQQTKKTQLESTKNLGERVNDIEFWRSELCHELDEMMGETNALTDMKKRLERALAETEAPLQVAQECLLHREKRMGIDLVHDNVEKQLFTEVDVIRSCQERMQQCLDTAKAQLASNRVAQHELERDLVNKQAAHRIDDKCHHLRNTSDGISYYRGVERVDATISVPESWAKFTDDNILCSQSERAASAKLRDNIENLLVVTANEMWRQFNGVNVAFTNRIAETADAKSKIQTHLAKTLQEIFQIEMNIEAIRKAIRDKGPPLKVAQTRLDERTRRPNVELCRDTAQLRLVNEVHEIDEMIQSLQQRLRDAEDTLQMLVRAKSVLEHDLAVKANSLFIDQEKCMGMRKTFPSTVRLVGYV, encoded by the exons ATGGAGCTGGTTGGTTCTCCCTTAACAGCAACGTACGCCCATCCAAGATCAACACCTACCAAGTTTCTGCCTGCCATCAGCACCATGGCTTCAAGCTATAAGAACCGTTTTCCTTACTACCCCTTGCGTCAGAGCTTCAGCCTCCCCTGGATGCCCAGCGCCTACTATAAAGCAGCTGCCATCAACCCAACTTTGGCTCCCTTTTCCAAAAGCTCCCAGGGGTTAACCTCCAGCAAGATGCTTCCTTTTGTTTCCAACAGAACAAACCTCTTCACCTGGTACACCCCTGACGACTGGTACAGGTCCAACCTGACCAACTACAAAGAGTCGGAGGTGTCCCGGCACAACGCAGAGCGTCTGAGAGTCGATACCTCCCGCATGATTCAGGATAAATATCAGCAGACAAAGAAAACACAACTAGAAAGCACCAAAAACCTGGGAGAACGTGTCAATGATATTGAATTTTGGAGATCGGAACTCTGCCATGAGCTGGATGAGATGATGGGGGAGACCAACGCACTCACAGACATGAAGAAAAGACTGGAAAGAGCCTTGGCCGAGACAGAGGCCCCTCTCCAG GTTGCTCAGGAGTGCTTGCTTCACCGGGAGAAGAGGATGGGCATCGACCTAGTCCATGACAACGTGGAGAAACAGCTCTTCACA GAAGTCGATGTCATCAGGTCATGCCAGGAGAGGATGCAGCAGTGCCTGGAtacggcgaaagcccagctcgc GTCCAACAGGGTGGCCCAGCATGAGCTGGAGAGGGACCTGGTCAACAAGCAGGCGGCCCACCGCATCGACGACAAGTGCCACCACCTGAGGAACACCTCCGACGGCATCAGCTACTACCGAGGGGTGGAGCGGGTCGATGCCAC GATCTCGGTGCCGGAGTCGTGGGCCAAGTTCACGGACGACAACATCCTCTGCTCCCAGAGCGAACGGGCGGCCTCCGCCAAGCTGCGGGACAACATCGAAAACCTGCTGGTGGTGACGGCCAACGAGATGTGGCGCCAGTTCAATGGGGTGAACGTCGCCTTCACCAACCGCATCGCCGAGACAGCCGACGCCAAGAGCAAGATTCAGACCCACCTGGCCAAG ACACTGCAGGAAATCTTCCAGATCGAGATGAACATAGAAGCCATCCGAAAAGCCATTAGGGACAAAGGGCCTCCATTAAAAGTGGCTCAGACCCGGCTGGACGAGCGCACGCGGAGACCAAACGTGGAGCTGTGCCGGGACACTGCCCAGCTCCG cCTTGTCAACGAGGTCCACGAAATCGATGAGATGATCCAGAGCCTTCAGCAGCGGCTGAGGGATGCTGAGGACACGCTGCAAATGCTGGTTCGTGCCAAGTCGGTCTTGGAACATGACCTGGCCGTCAAAGCCAACTCGCTCTTCATCGACCAGGAGAAGTGCATGGGGATGCGCAAGACCTTTCCCAGCACCGTGCGGCTGGTGGGTTATGTTTAG